One Phoenix dactylifera cultivar Barhee BC4 chromosome 14, palm_55x_up_171113_PBpolish2nd_filt_p, whole genome shotgun sequence DNA window includes the following coding sequences:
- the LOC103719863 gene encoding heat stress transcription factor A-3, protein MLRKEKSALMHEVIKLQQEHLMTAQQMDALNQRMQSAEQRQKLMVSFLAKALQNPNLLAHLKQLKERREIPTIRRKFLKQQQSSQSDVDKAMDQQTGKKRLEFNGATPPGLQGIECIVSKQLPDNLLQDMVEKLGLDTSSGELLRGSVETGLEVLDTSFLDPDSVAVKVELLESSQTDMGFSGTEFLASFPEDVTPERMFSDAIIPATEFARPDPRTVGFEGKIVMDKTEVTSAGSMCLAEDTSQETMFSDAIASASKTSSRQEEIWSIGLEAGESSWSSCHNVWDSLAQDAIELEVAAEPGALWDIDLQTLDEDLEFDRFLGSDFSHKERESSQAGPANKDHKEKMEP, encoded by the coding sequence ATGTTGAGAAAGGAAAAGAGCGCATTGATGCACGAGGTCATTAAACTGCAACAGGAGCATCTCATGACAGCCCAACAGATGGATGCACTGAACCAGCGGATGCAATCAGCCGAACAGAGGCAGAAGCTGATGGTATCTTTCTTGGCAAAGGCACTCCagaacccaaatttgttggcCCATCTTAAGCAGCTGAAGGAACGAAGGGAGATTCCTACAATAAGAAGAAAGTTCCTTAAGCAACAACAAAGCAGCCAAAGCGATGTAGATAAAGCCATGGATCAGCAGACTGGAAAGAAGAGACTAGAATTTAATGGTGCCACTCCTCCTGGACTGCAAGGCATTGAATGTATTGTAAGCAAGCAACTACCAGATAACCTTTTGCAAGATATGGTTGAAAAACTTGGTCTTGATACGAGCAGTGGAGAACTTCTCAGAGGCTCGGTTGAAACTGGACTAGAGGTGCTGGACACATCGTTTCTGGACCCTGATTCTGTTGCCGTCAAGGTGGAGCTTCTAGAGAGCTCTCAGACAGATATGGGCTTCAGTGGTACTGAGTTCTTGGCATCTTTTCCTGAAGATGTAACCCCAGAGAGGATGTTTTCGGATGCTATAATCCCTGCAACTGAATTTGCAAGGCCAGACCCCAGAACTGTTGGCTTCGAGGGAAAGATTGTCATGGACAAAACAGAAGTTACCTCTGCTGGTAGCATGTGCCTCGCAGAAGATACTTCTcaggaaacaatgttttcagatgCTATAGCATCTGCCAGCAAAACTAGCAGCAGACAGGAGGAAATATGGAGCATTGGTCTAGAGGCAGGAGAAAGCTCATGGAGTTCTTGCCACAATGTTTGGGATAGCCTTGCTCAAGATGCGATAGAGCTAGAAGTTGCCGCTGAACCTGGTGCTCTATGGGATATTGATTTGCAAACACTGGACGAAGATTTGGAGTTTGACAGGTTCTTGGGCAGTGACTTCTCTCACAAGGAACGTGAAAGTAGTCAAGCTGGACCAGCTAACAAAGATCACAAAGAAAAGATGGAACCATAG